ACTGTCGCGCCTGCCAGAATTGATCCAGGCCCTGGAGCACGGCGCGGTCCATCAGTGGCTTGATCTGACGTACCTGGGCGCCCCTGCTTTCGAATAGGCGAGCCGCTTCCCGAACCGCCGAGCACACCTGTTCGTCTGGTTGAATGCCACAGCCGGGATCGAGCATCAGACCGATTTTCAGCCCTTGGACCGACAACTGTCCCAGGGCCCAATCGCCTTGTTCCGGTAGCAGGCTGGTGGCATCCCGCGCATCGGGGCGGGACAGGTAGCGCATCATCAGCGCACAGTCATCCATGCTGCGGGTCATGGGGCCGGCACAACGGCCGGTGTAATAGGGGTCGATGGGGATGCGCCCGAGTGTCGGCTTGAATCCCACCAGGGCGCACCAGGCTGCGGGCAAACGGACCGACCCGCCGATGTCGGTGCCGACATGCAGCGGCCCATAGCCGGCCGCTGCCGCCGCCGCCGCGCCGGCACTGGAGCCTCCGGGATTGTTCGCCAGGTTCCAGGGATTACGTGTCACGCCGTGGAAACTCGACAGCCCCGACGACAACATCCCGTAGTCCGGAACCGTTGTCTTGCCCAGGACTATCGCTCCGGCCTCACGCATCCGCGCCGCCGGTGGTGCGTCGGCTGTGGCCGGGATCAGCTCGGTCGCGGCGCAGCCCAGGGGAATGCAGTCGCCTTGCGTCGCTATCAACTCCTTGAGTGTCACGGGTAAACCATCGAGCAGACCACGGGGTTGGCCCCGGCTCCAGCGCTCGCTGGCGGCAGCCGCCTGTTCCCGGA
The Pseudomonas sp. GR 6-02 genome window above contains:
- a CDS encoding amidase, yielding MSCVNDLHDLSAVQLLVLFASKQLSPLEYYDHLLAHIERWEPHLNALYAFDPQRVREQAAAASERWSRGQPRGLLDGLPVTLKELIATQGDCIPLGCAATELIPATADAPPAARMREAGAIVLGKTTVPDYGMLSSGLSSFHGVTRNPWNLANNPGGSSAGAAAAAAAGYGPLHVGTDIGGSVRLPAAWCALVGFKPTLGRIPIDPYYTGRCAGPMTRSMDDCALMMRYLSRPDARDATSLLPEQGDWALGQLSVQGLKIGLMLDPGCGIQPDEQVCSAVREAARLFESRGAQVRQIKPLMDRAVLQGLDQFWQARQWSQLQALSPERFDQVLPYIRDWAAAAENLSAVQAVEGFNQTFEIRRRAAEVFHNVDLVLSPTNQVSAFAAEWASPTNDPRLPFEHIVFTVPWNMGEQPALSINCGFTDQGMPIGLQMIAPRFADQWLLRLGKTYENWRGTIRHWPSPPSRLWERGLPAKNDNA